One stretch of Tepiditoga spiralis DNA includes these proteins:
- a CDS encoding M16 family metallopeptidase: protein MYKLHKLNSGMDLILINRDSMRSAAVLFCVKAGSVHEIDENSGVSHFIEHTVFRKTKNRDIIEIKKPIEEIGGTINAFTSRNITVFYSKVPEKEVELAIDTLSDITFHASLDEEDIEKERSIILEEIAMYEDDPVDNAFENLFKNVYDENFGRPILGSKKNVKAFNHKKVYEYYEKYYVPQNTVAVVSGKFNEKEIIEKFESIKCLRNGEKNTFKSPILKQENVFVKKTKRDLNQVYIINGFEAPAKNSKLYFPTLVLNTLLGSGMSSLLFTDIREKTGLVYEIATDYNAYSKSGLFVIFAATSEDKQEKFENKLKNILETIIERKDIKEWVEYGKKRISGKLTLDIESNVSMGMNSLDLYLSYNRIVNIDEIIENISKVTVEDVKKVAKTIFFNKKYVSILKPETD, encoded by the coding sequence TTGTATAAATTGCACAAATTGAACAGTGGCATGGATCTCATTTTAATAAATAGAGATTCGATGAGAAGTGCCGCCGTTCTATTCTGTGTGAAAGCTGGTTCTGTTCATGAAATTGATGAAAATTCTGGTGTTTCACACTTTATAGAGCATACTGTTTTTAGAAAAACTAAAAATAGAGATATAATTGAAATAAAAAAACCAATTGAAGAAATAGGTGGAACAATAAATGCATTTACGTCAAGAAATATAACGGTTTTTTATTCAAAAGTTCCAGAAAAAGAAGTCGAACTTGCAATAGACACTTTATCTGACATTACTTTTCATGCCTCATTAGATGAAGAAGATATAGAAAAAGAGAGAAGTATTATTTTAGAAGAAATTGCAATGTATGAAGATGATCCAGTAGATAATGCTTTTGAAAATCTTTTTAAAAATGTTTATGATGAAAATTTTGGAAGACCAATACTTGGATCTAAAAAAAATGTAAAAGCATTTAATCATAAAAAAGTATATGAGTACTATGAAAAATATTATGTTCCTCAAAATACAGTAGCAGTTGTTTCTGGTAAATTTAATGAAAAAGAAATAATAGAAAAATTTGAAAGTATAAAATGTTTAAGAAATGGAGAAAAAAATACATTTAAAAGTCCAATTTTAAAACAAGAAAATGTCTTTGTAAAAAAAACAAAGAGAGACTTGAATCAAGTGTATATAATAAATGGATTTGAAGCACCTGCAAAAAATTCAAAATTATATTTTCCAACATTGGTATTGAATACCTTACTTGGAAGTGGAATGAGTTCGTTATTATTTACTGATATAAGAGAAAAAACGGGTTTAGTTTATGAAATAGCAACGGATTATAATGCGTATTCTAAAAGTGGATTATTTGTTATTTTTGCAGCCACTTCTGAAGATAAACAAGAAAAATTTGAAAATAAATTAAAAAACATATTAGAAACAATAATTGAAAGAAAAGATATAAAAGAATGGGTTGAGTATGGTAAAAAAAGAATATCTGGGAAACTAACTTTGGATATTGAAAGTAATGTTTCAATGGGGATGAATAGTTTAGACCTTTATTTAAGTTATAATAGGATAGTGAATATAGATGAAATTATTGAAAATATTTCAAAAGTAACTGTGGAAGATGTAAAAAAAGTTGCTAAAACTATCTTTTTTAATAAAAAATATGTATCTATTTTAAAACCAGAGACTGATTAA